From BD1-7 clade bacterium, one genomic window encodes:
- the glpK_1 gene encoding Glycerol kinase, whose amino-acid sequence MKPNQGMFMETLLVIDQGTHSTRAIVFNQHGHALAQSQYPVVVTTSDEGHVEQEVLATIQSVRECLAHLEKTLSRDTADSLIGIALIAQRSSFVACRPTDMTNLTEVISWQDTRSLPWLVHQPIDGEFIHNMTGLHLSVHYGASKMRWLLDNDAKVQSADDDGDLQFVPLAAFMCQRLTDAPVFLVDRDIAARTLLCRFGGRDWDTELLDVFGLENRQLPDIVDSLHTYGDVSFCGRQVPLIFSGGDQSLLPLAWGEEALHASVMVNVGSGACIQVVERKPRKVADVPEELLHMHLNLRHNGQLEDCLVLEGTLNAAATAVDWLAEQCGHPFSFSDIEDALEHIHNPPVFINRLRGSGSPYWLNAGRPWFEEKETDSLSDTGRLVAVIESIIFLLVDNLVLMQQTKLTVNRIYISGGLSRSHGFCQKLANLSNKTVLRMDDSEACARGAATYVFMRLGIADIDDEEIRRQAGQFFPLLDNGLNARFMRHRQCMEDARQKM is encoded by the coding sequence ATGAAACCCAACCAAGGGATGTTTATGGAAACCCTGTTAGTGATTGATCAGGGCACACACAGCACACGAGCGATTGTATTCAATCAGCACGGGCATGCACTCGCCCAAAGCCAATACCCGGTTGTCGTTACAACATCGGATGAGGGCCACGTAGAGCAGGAAGTGCTGGCGACGATACAATCCGTCCGTGAGTGTTTAGCGCACCTTGAAAAGACATTGTCGCGCGATACCGCCGATAGCTTGATTGGTATTGCTTTGATTGCTCAGCGGTCGTCTTTTGTCGCGTGCCGGCCCACCGATATGACCAACCTGACGGAAGTGATTAGCTGGCAAGATACCCGCAGTTTACCCTGGCTTGTGCATCAACCGATTGATGGCGAATTTATTCACAATATGACGGGCCTGCATCTGAGCGTACACTACGGCGCCAGTAAAATGCGATGGCTGCTTGATAATGATGCCAAGGTACAATCGGCCGATGACGATGGTGATCTGCAATTTGTGCCCTTGGCCGCGTTTATGTGCCAACGACTGACTGACGCGCCGGTGTTCTTGGTCGATCGGGATATTGCCGCCCGTACACTTCTATGCCGTTTCGGTGGGCGTGATTGGGATACCGAACTACTGGATGTTTTTGGGTTGGAAAACCGGCAGTTACCCGATATCGTCGATAGTTTACATACCTATGGTGATGTGAGCTTTTGTGGCCGCCAAGTGCCGTTAATCTTCAGTGGTGGCGACCAGTCACTATTGCCGTTGGCATGGGGCGAGGAAGCCTTGCATGCTAGTGTGATGGTCAACGTCGGCAGTGGTGCCTGCATTCAGGTGGTGGAGAGAAAACCCAGAAAGGTTGCTGATGTTCCCGAAGAGCTGCTGCATATGCATTTGAATCTGCGGCACAATGGTCAACTGGAAGACTGTTTGGTATTAGAGGGCACGCTGAATGCTGCTGCAACGGCTGTCGATTGGCTGGCAGAACAGTGTGGGCATCCTTTTAGTTTCAGTGATATTGAAGATGCACTTGAACATATTCATAACCCACCGGTATTCATTAATCGGTTGCGTGGATCAGGATCACCGTATTGGCTGAATGCCGGGCGCCCCTGGTTTGAAGAAAAAGAAACCGATAGTTTGTCAGATACGGGCCGATTGGTTGCCGTAATTGAGAGCATCATCTTTCTGTTAGTTGATAATCTGGTTTTGATGCAACAAACCAAGCTTACGGTCAATCGGATATACATCAGTGGCGGGTTGTCGCGCAGTCATGGTTTTTGTCAAAAGCTTGCCAATCTGTCGAACAAAACCGTGCTGCGTATGGATGATAGTGAAGCCTGTGCCCGCGGTGCCGCAACCTATGTGTTTATGCGCTTGGGCATTGCGGACATTGATGATGAAGAGATACGGCGTCAGGCCGGGCAGTTTTTCCCTCTACTGGATAACGGCCTGAACGCACGCTTTATGCGACACCGACAATGCATGGAAGATGCGCGTCAGAAGATGTGA